A single Prevotella sp. E15-22 DNA region contains:
- the rny gene encoding ribonuclease Y, giving the protein MDIIYVILIAVSTLIVGVGCGYVVFLKVIKGKYNAMVDAATKEADVIKEKKLLEVKEKFLNKKSELEKEVQQRNQHIQQSENRLKQREISLNQRQDELGRRKNELDNLQQRIDNEKKALALKQEELGKMQQKEREKLEELSGLSAEEAKNRLVEAMKDEARTDAAAYVNEIMDEAKLNANAQAKKIVIQTIQRVATETAIENSVSVFHIDNDDVKGRVIGREGRNIRALEAACGVEIVVDDTPEAIVISGFDPVRREVCRLALHQLVSDGRIHPARIEEVVAKVKKQLDNEIIETGKRTAIDLGIHGLHPELVRIIGKMKYRSSYGQNLLQHARETANLCAVMASELGLNPKKAKRAGLLHDIGKVPDEESEMPHALYGAKIAEKYKEKPDICNAIGAHHDEMEMQTLLAPIVQVCDAISGARPGARREIVEAYIKRLNDLEAIAMSYPGVTKTYAIQAGRELRVIVGADKMDDAETEALSGEIATKIQNEMTYPGQVKITVIRETRSVAYAK; this is encoded by the coding sequence ATGGACATTATCTATGTTATTTTAATAGCCGTTTCTACGCTTATTGTGGGCGTGGGATGCGGATATGTTGTATTTCTGAAGGTTATCAAGGGAAAATACAACGCCATGGTTGATGCTGCCACAAAAGAGGCAGACGTCATCAAAGAAAAGAAATTGTTGGAGGTTAAGGAGAAGTTCCTCAACAAGAAGAGTGAACTCGAAAAGGAGGTGCAGCAGCGCAACCAGCACATCCAACAGAGTGAGAACCGTTTGAAGCAGCGTGAAATCTCTCTGAATCAGCGTCAGGATGAACTCGGACGCCGTAAGAACGAGCTTGACAACCTGCAACAGCGCATTGACAACGAGAAGAAGGCTTTGGCCTTGAAGCAGGAAGAGTTGGGAAAGATGCAGCAGAAGGAGCGTGAGAAACTGGAGGAACTTTCTGGACTGAGCGCTGAGGAGGCTAAGAACCGCTTGGTGGAAGCCATGAAGGACGAAGCTCGTACCGATGCTGCCGCTTATGTCAACGAGATCATGGACGAGGCTAAGTTGAACGCCAATGCTCAGGCCAAGAAGATTGTTATCCAGACCATTCAGCGTGTGGCTACAGAAACAGCCATCGAGAATAGTGTGTCTGTTTTCCATATTGACAACGATGATGTGAAAGGCCGCGTTATTGGTCGTGAGGGTAGAAATATCCGTGCTCTTGAGGCAGCTTGCGGCGTGGAAATCGTGGTTGATGATACGCCCGAGGCCATCGTTATCAGTGGTTTCGATCCTGTTCGCCGTGAGGTTTGTCGTTTGGCACTCCATCAGTTGGTGAGCGATGGACGTATCCACCCCGCTCGCATCGAGGAAGTGGTTGCCAAGGTGAAGAAGCAACTTGACAACGAGATTATCGAAACTGGTAAACGTACAGCTATCGACTTGGGTATCCATGGTTTGCATCCTGAGTTGGTACGTATCATCGGTAAGATGAAATACCGTTCAAGTTATGGCCAGAACTTGCTGCAGCACGCTCGTGAGACCGCTAATCTCTGTGCAGTGATGGCTTCAGAACTTGGTTTGAACCCCAAGAAAGCTAAGCGTGCTGGTCTTCTCCACGATATTGGTAAGGTGCCCGATGAGGAGAGTGAGATGCCTCACGCACTTTATGGCGCAAAGATTGCCGAGAAGTACAAGGAGAAACCTGATATCTGTAATGCAATTGGTGCACACCACGACGAGATGGAGATGCAGACGCTGTTGGCTCCTATCGTACAGGTATGTGATGCTATCAGTGGTGCTCGTCCTGGTGCCCGTCGTGAGATTGTTGAGGCATACATCAAGCGTCTGAACGACCTTGAGGCTATTGCCATGAGCTATCCTGGCGTTACCAAGACCTATGCTATCCAGGCTGGTCGTGAGCTTCGTGTCATTGTCGGTGCCGACAAGATGGACGATGCTGAGACCGAGGCACTGAGCGGAGAGATTGCAACAAAGATTCAGAATGAGATGACCTATCCAGGTCAGGTGAAGATTACCGTTATCCGCGAGACAAGATCCGTTGCTTATGCAAAGTAA
- a CDS encoding cell division protein ZapA has protein sequence MAEESVLNIKLHVYDEEIAMKLHNREDEEYYRAAAKLITERYGAYAQVYRGRKSDHTIALMTLIEIALRYEKELAKNDTKPYDNILSQLTSEIEDALK, from the coding sequence ATGGCAGAGGAAAGTGTACTCAATATAAAGTTGCACGTCTACGACGAAGAAATTGCAATGAAGCTCCACAACCGTGAGGATGAGGAGTACTATCGTGCAGCGGCCAAACTTATCACCGAACGCTATGGTGCTTATGCACAGGTTTACCGTGGCCGCAAGAGTGATCATACCATCGCTCTGATGACTCTTATTGAGATTGCTTTGCGCTATGAAAAGGAGTTGGCAAAGAACGACACTAAGCCTTATGATAATATTCTCTCTCAGTTAACTTCCGAAATCGAGGACGCGTTGAAGTAA
- the rfbA gene encoding glucose-1-phosphate thymidylyltransferase RfbA encodes MKGIVLAGGSGTRLYPITKGISKQLIPIFDKPMIYYPISALMLAGIRDILIISTPYDLPGFQRLLGDGRDLGVHFEYAEQPSPDGLAQAFIIGEEFIGDDCACLVLGDNIFYGSGFSGLLRESVENAEKNGLATVFGYYVNDPERYGVAEFDKEGNCLSIEEKPQNPKSNYAVVGLYFYPNSVVKIAKNIKPSARGELEITTVNQEYLAQKKLKVQTLQRGFAWLDTGTHDSLAEASTFIEVIEKRQGLKVACLEEIAYKQGWINKEQIKELAKPMLKNGYGQYLMQLAED; translated from the coding sequence ATGAAAGGCATCGTATTAGCGGGAGGCAGCGGCACACGCCTCTACCCCATCACCAAAGGCATATCGAAGCAACTAATTCCTATCTTCGATAAGCCGATGATTTACTACCCTATATCGGCATTGATGCTGGCTGGCATCCGTGACATTCTTATCATCTCGACCCCCTACGACCTACCAGGATTCCAACGCCTGCTGGGCGACGGTCGTGATTTGGGCGTTCACTTTGAATATGCCGAGCAACCATCGCCCGACGGACTGGCTCAGGCATTCATCATTGGCGAGGAGTTTATTGGTGACGACTGCGCCTGCCTAGTATTGGGTGACAACATCTTCTATGGTTCAGGCTTCAGCGGTTTACTACGCGAGAGTGTTGAAAACGCCGAGAAGAATGGATTGGCCACTGTCTTTGGTTATTATGTCAACGACCCTGAGCGCTATGGCGTGGCGGAGTTTGACAAGGAAGGTAACTGCCTGAGCATTGAAGAGAAGCCACAAAATCCGAAATCAAACTATGCTGTAGTAGGTCTCTACTTCTATCCAAACAGTGTGGTAAAGATTGCCAAGAACATCAAACCAAGTGCTCGCGGTGAGTTGGAAATCACCACCGTCAACCAAGAGTATCTGGCACAGAAGAAGCTGAAGGTACAGACACTTCAGCGTGGCTTTGCATGGCTCGACACTGGCACACACGATTCTCTGGCCGAAGCTAGCACCTTTATTGAAGTCATCGAAAAGCGACAAGGCTTAAAGGTGGCATGTCTGGAGGAGATTGCCTACAAACAAGGTTGGATTAACAAGGAACAAATAAAAGAACTGGCCAAGCCGATGCTAAAGAACGGCTATGGCCAGTATCTGATGCAACTCGCAGAGGATTAA
- a CDS encoding M6 family metalloprotease domain-containing protein, translated as MKKIFIFFALAITFGIQNVRAVPAYKGAVKIKQPDGTTVTISLHGDEYMNYYTTEDGYSITKNDKGGYVYADLKNGQLLPTALIAHDINERSLSEKAYLDGVKKYLAPEMTKNAAEEKSRELSRRAQTLQKTHNRAAQYDYNNFRGLIILVEFNDKSFSRSDYDSIANDIANAENYSGFSTQYPFTGSVRDYFNDISGGLFKPEFDVVGPVKINRSQYYPRQTEKSAQVVCDALTAADSKVNFSDYDRDGDGMVDMIYFIFAGHGSNFGGSDERLIWPHAGQVYNPQTYSYVNKDGVWMGRYACSTELYGPSTQTQNIIDGIGTICHEFSHVLGLPDFYDTDYEGSGGQSNHPDDWDIMAGGSYHNYSRTPVGYTLYERSAIGFAEPVLIDSEGSYTLQNVSSNTGFRLNTRQNNEYFLLENRQKDKWNLYAPGHGMLVFRVDRTNVGVWNDNKVNVNPVHNYFELLRAGGVQGSASSSDPFPGKKKVRKLNNTTSPANLKTWAGRESPWGLDNIAEVNGVISFDVVDVNVLTSVNLPDTVCVNVGLDYALTVECYPEEAPCSLVWTSSNENVATVNENGLVTGKSAGTAIISIVANNNVQLTDSVVVQVRDMEEFNSIQLFKDMANNAGVLKLNNAQVLYVHGSDVYLRDSTGSLVVVGNQMNLKQGDVVNGSLYGYKDTRADMLLMLLIDTNKNFVSCKEEENVPQPAVLNVGDVTDDYYANLITIVGGQVKTNMRGVSFITDGTNSLRVFNTFGLNDVTIPQGGTSQKYDFTGILTVCNHQGVLYKEFALLNTPVESVVNSINFSENNDTQTSIYTLDGRRVQNMTKPGFYIIHQGQEKRKVFIK; from the coding sequence ATGAAGAAAATATTCATTTTTTTTGCTCTGGCCATCACATTTGGCATTCAAAATGTGAGAGCTGTTCCTGCATATAAAGGTGCAGTAAAGATTAAGCAACCTGATGGTACAACTGTTACTATTAGTTTGCATGGTGATGAGTATATGAATTACTATACGACTGAGGATGGCTATTCTATTACGAAGAATGATAAGGGTGGTTATGTCTATGCGGATTTAAAAAATGGTCAATTGCTACCGACTGCACTTATTGCTCATGATATAAATGAACGATCTTTATCAGAAAAGGCATATCTAGATGGCGTTAAGAAGTATCTTGCTCCTGAGATGACAAAAAATGCTGCTGAGGAAAAAAGTAGGGAGTTGTCAAGACGAGCTCAAACTCTTCAGAAGACTCATAATCGTGCAGCACAATATGATTATAACAATTTTCGTGGACTTATTATTTTGGTGGAATTCAATGATAAGAGTTTCTCGCGTTCGGACTATGATTCTATTGCCAACGATATCGCTAATGCAGAGAATTATTCTGGCTTCAGTACGCAATATCCGTTTACAGGTAGCGTTCGCGACTACTTCAATGATATTTCAGGTGGCCTTTTTAAACCTGAGTTTGATGTGGTCGGACCTGTGAAAATCAATAGAAGCCAGTACTATCCAAGGCAAACGGAAAAGTCTGCTCAGGTGGTTTGTGATGCATTAACCGCTGCTGATTCTAAAGTGAACTTTAGTGATTATGATCGTGATGGAGATGGCATGGTGGATATGATATATTTCATCTTTGCAGGTCATGGCTCTAATTTCGGCGGAAGTGATGAACGTCTTATCTGGCCTCATGCTGGTCAAGTGTATAATCCTCAGACATACTCTTATGTGAATAAGGATGGTGTGTGGATGGGACGTTATGCTTGTTCAACAGAGTTGTATGGCCCTTCTACGCAAACACAAAACATTATTGACGGTATTGGAACTATTTGCCATGAGTTTAGTCATGTACTAGGTCTGCCGGATTTCTATGATACGGACTACGAGGGAAGTGGCGGCCAGAGTAATCATCCTGATGATTGGGATATTATGGCTGGTGGTAGTTACCACAATTATAGCCGCACCCCTGTGGGTTATACGCTTTATGAACGCAGTGCTATAGGTTTTGCTGAACCGGTGCTGATAGATAGCGAAGGCTCGTATACTTTGCAGAATGTATCTTCCAATACAGGTTTTCGTTTAAATACCCGTCAGAATAACGAGTATTTCCTTTTGGAGAATCGCCAAAAGGATAAATGGAATCTGTATGCACCTGGACATGGTATGTTGGTGTTCCGTGTTGATCGAACGAATGTTGGTGTGTGGAATGACAATAAAGTTAATGTTAATCCTGTGCATAATTATTTTGAGTTGTTACGTGCAGGAGGAGTACAGGGCTCCGCTTCATCCTCGGATCCTTTTCCTGGTAAAAAAAAGGTGCGAAAACTTAATAACACGACTTCGCCAGCGAATCTCAAAACATGGGCTGGCAGGGAATCTCCTTGGGGACTAGATAATATTGCCGAAGTTAATGGTGTAATTTCGTTTGATGTGGTTGACGTAAACGTGCTTACCAGTGTGAATCTCCCTGATACTGTCTGCGTAAATGTTGGACTGGATTATGCGTTGACTGTGGAATGTTATCCAGAGGAAGCTCCATGCTCGTTAGTATGGACTTCCAGCAATGAGAATGTGGCTACTGTCAACGAGAATGGCTTGGTAACAGGAAAAAGCGCAGGAACGGCTATTATTTCTATCGTAGCAAATAATAATGTACAGTTGACAGACTCTGTAGTTGTGCAAGTTCGTGATATGGAAGAATTTAATAGCATCCAGTTGTTCAAGGATATGGCTAATAATGCTGGCGTACTTAAACTTAATAATGCTCAGGTTTTGTATGTGCATGGGTCTGATGTATATTTGCGTGATTCAACAGGTAGTCTTGTGGTTGTAGGTAATCAAATGAACTTGAAGCAGGGGGATGTCGTAAATGGTTCTCTTTACGGCTATAAAGATACAAGAGCAGATATGCTACTTATGCTTTTAATTGATACAAACAAGAATTTTGTTTCATGTAAAGAAGAGGAGAATGTACCACAACCTGCTGTCTTGAATGTTGGAGATGTCACAGATGATTATTATGCAAATTTAATTACTATTGTTGGAGGACAGGTTAAGACCAATATGAGAGGCGTGTCATTTATTACTGATGGTACCAATAGTTTGCGTGTCTTCAATACTTTTGGATTGAATGATGTAACTATTCCCCAAGGAGGTACAAGTCAGAAATATGATTTTACGGGAATCCTGACTGTTTGTAACCATCAAGGAGTCTTGTATAAAGAGTTTGCGTTGTTGAATACACCCGTAGAATCTGTCGTGAATAGTATTAACTTTTCTGAAAATAATGATACGCAGACCTCTATCTATACTCTAGATGGCCGTCGTGTGCAGAATATGACGAAGCCTGGCTTCTATATCATTCATCAGGGACAAGAAAAAAGGAAGGTCTTCATTAAGTAA
- a CDS encoding DUF4302 domain-containing protein, giving the protein MMTVALTTSCSFEQDEYFDESASLRVTHQNETIKNRLVAQSAADKYGWVIQYFVAGTDDYNFEGFNLFGRFNNNGTVTLASDHKFLRNGNAGKYTEHTSYYDMLAEEGSVLAFNTWNDILTVFVDPVDPTKAPGQLVNNGEGMYGDQNLVLKKLGDTDIQFYGERHGAITRFVPCDRPWQQYINDTQDMKKSITTSTLNDYYVVNGADTLFFTELNKGLFTYAERIQDPLQKKTLKCVFTPKGFRLERPDSLGDAAFQEFSISDDQTCLQSEDKKVKVIACWDTYIINGPSDWRIDPESFTPEQTALYQQMEAEVKKVNNAYVLDSILIGHANELQDDNTTKVCPGLFLYVHGPKKMGRVPQYKPYIDMAINRQMFGKVEFVNLGNEHMTENMKMFKDTNLKELCEQFAETIYGSYDIVPNDYFRPTSAVLNPVESGNAIRLRLQPIVE; this is encoded by the coding sequence ATGATGACGGTTGCTCTCACGACTAGTTGTTCTTTTGAACAGGACGAGTATTTTGATGAGAGTGCATCGTTGCGCGTTACCCATCAGAATGAAACTATCAAAAATCGTCTTGTTGCTCAGAGTGCTGCAGATAAGTATGGTTGGGTTATCCAGTATTTTGTAGCAGGTACCGATGACTATAACTTTGAGGGCTTCAACCTCTTTGGTCGTTTTAATAATAATGGTACTGTTACTTTGGCAAGTGACCATAAGTTCTTGCGTAATGGTAATGCCGGAAAATACACTGAGCATACCAGTTATTATGATATGTTGGCAGAAGAAGGTTCTGTACTTGCGTTTAACACATGGAACGATATTCTTACTGTTTTTGTCGACCCTGTGGATCCTACTAAGGCTCCTGGTCAGCTTGTTAATAATGGTGAGGGTATGTATGGTGACCAGAATCTTGTTCTGAAGAAACTTGGTGACACAGATATTCAGTTTTATGGCGAACGTCATGGTGCTATAACTCGTTTTGTTCCTTGTGATCGTCCCTGGCAGCAGTATATTAACGATACTCAGGATATGAAGAAAAGTATTACGACATCAACTTTGAATGACTATTATGTTGTTAATGGTGCAGATACTTTGTTCTTTACAGAGCTTAATAAGGGATTGTTCACCTATGCAGAGCGTATTCAAGACCCTCTTCAGAAAAAGACGCTTAAGTGTGTATTCACACCTAAGGGTTTCCGTCTTGAACGTCCAGATTCGTTGGGAGATGCTGCTTTCCAAGAATTTTCAATATCTGATGATCAGACTTGCTTACAGAGTGAGGATAAAAAGGTGAAAGTTATTGCATGCTGGGATACTTATATCATTAATGGTCCTTCAGATTGGCGTATTGATCCCGAAAGTTTTACGCCAGAGCAAACAGCTCTTTATCAACAAATGGAAGCAGAAGTTAAAAAGGTTAATAATGCTTACGTTCTAGATAGTATCTTGATAGGTCATGCAAATGAACTCCAAGACGATAATACCACAAAAGTTTGTCCTGGTTTGTTCTTGTATGTTCATGGTCCAAAGAAGATGGGACGTGTACCACAGTATAAGCCTTATATTGATATGGCAATTAATAGACAAATGTTTGGTAAGGTGGAGTTTGTTAATCTTGGTAATGAGCACATGACGGAGAATATGAAAATGTTTAAGGATACGAATCTGAAAGAATTGTGTGAGCAGTTTGCTGAGACCATTTATGGCTCGTATGATATTGTGCCAAATGATTATTTCCGTCCGACAAGTGCTGTCTTGAATCCTGTTGAGAGTGGTAATGCTATCAGGTTGCGTTTGCAACCCATTGTGGAATAA
- a CDS encoding substrate import-associated zinc metallohydrolase lipoprotein, giving the protein MKKILYFFLAASMGVVMTSCSNDDDFTSTIFDTTTGAVDTTSATAPFDQWLYDNFVVPYNTEIQYKFNLPASSMDYQLTPADYKKSQLLSHFIKYLFYDVYNKYGGDDFMKKYGPRMFHYIGSAAYAPSTGTETLGYASAGVKITLINVNNMKYWTPESPYTDADMDQLNKDQFHVMHHEFSHILHQTKSYPVAFGQVTSGTYQPRDWQKRDSIETHMLGYLTHYGSSATYEDFVETLSCTITDTDYRWMTTIIEACLNGGVKTGDKEAVYELIDSLGIRNFDDPNMVWNKFSIYKESALNEQTGEYDSTRLVPGFHLDEARSKSEVSLKFEKVKDFTSFRDYLDKWVQLDKEDKAAGINAILKKISIAQKWHKEKWGLDLFQLRKEVRERQDKVNDYVKNNVTIYDLK; this is encoded by the coding sequence ATGAAAAAGATATTATATTTTTTCCTGGCTGCTAGCATGGGTGTCGTCATGACATCATGTAGCAATGATGATGATTTTACAAGCACCATCTTTGATACAACAACGGGGGCTGTTGATACAACTTCTGCTACGGCTCCCTTTGATCAGTGGCTCTACGATAACTTCGTGGTGCCTTATAACACGGAGATTCAGTATAAGTTTAATCTTCCGGCTTCGAGTATGGATTATCAGCTGACTCCCGCCGATTACAAGAAGTCGCAGTTGTTAAGTCATTTTATCAAGTACTTGTTCTATGATGTATATAATAAGTATGGTGGTGATGACTTCATGAAGAAGTATGGCCCGCGTATGTTCCACTACATTGGTTCTGCTGCTTATGCTCCGTCTACTGGTACAGAGACGTTGGGTTATGCATCGGCAGGTGTAAAGATTACGCTGATTAATGTGAACAACATGAAGTATTGGACTCCTGAGTCACCATATACAGATGCTGATATGGATCAATTGAATAAGGACCAATTCCACGTTATGCACCATGAGTTCTCGCATATCCTGCATCAGACAAAGAGTTATCCTGTTGCTTTCGGTCAGGTTACATCTGGTACTTATCAGCCTCGCGATTGGCAGAAACGTGATTCTATTGAGACTCATATGCTGGGTTATTTGACTCATTATGGTTCTTCTGCAACCTATGAGGATTTTGTGGAGACTTTGTCTTGCACAATTACTGACACCGACTACCGTTGGATGACCACTATTATCGAGGCTTGTCTGAATGGTGGCGTAAAGACTGGTGATAAGGAAGCCGTGTATGAGTTGATAGACTCTCTTGGTATTCGCAACTTTGACGATCCTAATATGGTATGGAATAAATTCTCAATCTATAAAGAGAGTGCATTGAATGAACAGACAGGTGAATATGACAGTACTCGTCTTGTTCCAGGTTTCCATCTAGACGAAGCTCGTTCAAAGAGTGAGGTTTCTTTGAAATTTGAGAAAGTTAAGGATTTTACTTCGTTTAGGGACTATCTGGATAAATGGGTACAGCTTGATAAAGAAGATAAGGCTGCAGGTATTAATGCAATCCTTAAGAAAATATCGATTGCCCAGAAATGGCATAAGGAGAAGTGGGGATTGGATTTGTTCCAACTTCGTAAAGAGGTTCGCGAACGTCAGGACAAGGTGAATGACTACGTCAAGAACAATGTGACCATTTATGATTTGAAATAA
- a CDS encoding RagB/SusD family nutrient uptake outer membrane protein has protein sequence MKKNYIYKGIKAIALFLMVASLTSCFDALDEVPDNRTEIDSPEKVRLLLVSAYPQETPALLCELSGDNYIDDNVVVPATHNDARSKWHEEAYQWKDINNYSMGEQDTPNQVWETYYAGISVCNHAIRAMLEMSDDPANDLELAHSWGEAHVLRAYLHFVLVNTFAEAYKDETMSAADRGIPYVTKPETTVHVDYTTSEFLHSVKETYDLIEKDLLEGIDLIDDSKYKVVAYHFNRNAANAFAARFYLYKRDYDKVIYYADQALGTNPSSMLRKWNTINTNTMDSRLNWFNDHQAPCNFLIQSTYSVQDRMLSACRFAINNGKVFTDNDGRKWTVPSTLKSLIDGGGPNWSGQLPAFDSNLFIFGGQEFGVWLFRVYEYFEYTDKIAGIGYVHMLYQPFTADETLLCRAEAKLYKGDQAGAIQDLGFWTTYHGVTSALSLSGIKGKYAHDGKHDDYVSAIHPAEMGFEKVLTGDDLAVLDCILHFRRIETMFEGLRWYDIKRYGITVYHHYRGANEDEIHTDSLTYNDPRRVLQVPNNVMEAGYPSNRGTGAMGGSGGGGYQNHALESTPLPFQSK, from the coding sequence ATGAAAAAGAACTATATATATAAAGGTATAAAGGCCATCGCTCTGTTCTTGATGGTAGCAAGTCTTACTTCTTGCTTCGATGCATTGGACGAGGTGCCTGATAACCGTACAGAAATTGATAGTCCCGAAAAGGTAAGATTACTGCTTGTGTCGGCTTATCCTCAAGAGACACCGGCTCTGTTGTGTGAGCTTTCGGGTGATAACTACATTGACGATAACGTGGTGGTTCCTGCCACTCACAATGACGCAAGAAGTAAATGGCATGAAGAGGCTTACCAGTGGAAGGATATTAATAACTACTCTATGGGTGAGCAGGATACGCCTAATCAGGTGTGGGAGACATATTATGCTGGTATCTCAGTATGTAATCACGCTATTCGTGCTATGCTTGAAATGAGTGACGATCCTGCCAACGATTTGGAATTGGCTCATTCATGGGGTGAGGCTCACGTGCTTCGTGCTTATCTGCATTTCGTTTTGGTGAATACTTTTGCTGAGGCTTATAAGGATGAGACAATGAGTGCTGCTGATCGTGGTATTCCTTATGTAACAAAACCAGAGACTACGGTGCATGTGGACTATACGACATCTGAGTTCTTGCACAGTGTGAAGGAAACTTATGATTTGATTGAGAAGGATCTTCTTGAGGGTATTGACTTGATTGATGATTCTAAGTATAAGGTGGTAGCATATCACTTTAACAGAAATGCAGCTAATGCATTTGCAGCTCGTTTCTATCTGTATAAGCGTGATTATGATAAGGTTATCTACTATGCTGATCAGGCATTGGGTACAAATCCTTCATCTATGTTGCGTAAGTGGAATACCATTAATACCAACACGATGGACTCTCGTTTGAACTGGTTTAATGATCATCAGGCTCCCTGTAACTTCTTGATTCAGTCTACATACTCTGTTCAGGACCGTATGTTGTCTGCATGTCGTTTCGCTATCAATAATGGTAAAGTGTTTACTGATAATGATGGACGTAAGTGGACTGTTCCTTCAACGTTGAAGTCACTCATCGATGGTGGTGGTCCAAACTGGAGTGGTCAGTTGCCCGCCTTCGACAGTAACCTGTTCATCTTTGGTGGTCAGGAATTTGGCGTTTGGTTGTTCCGCGTTTACGAGTATTTCGAGTATACCGACAAGATTGCTGGTATTGGATATGTTCACATGCTCTATCAGCCGTTTACTGCCGATGAGACCCTGCTTTGCCGTGCTGAGGCAAAGCTCTATAAGGGAGATCAGGCTGGTGCTATCCAAGACCTTGGCTTTTGGACAACCTATCATGGTGTAACGAGTGCTTTGAGTTTATCAGGAATTAAGGGCAAGTATGCTCATGATGGTAAGCACGATGATTATGTCAGCGCTATTCATCCTGCAGAGATGGGCTTTGAGAAGGTTCTGACAGGCGATGATCTGGCAGTACTTGATTGTATCCTGCACTTCCGTCGTATTGAGACTATGTTTGAGGGCTTGCGTTGGTATGATATCAAGCGTTATGGTATAACTGTTTATCACCACTATCGTGGTGCTAATGAGGATGAAATCCATACAGATTCCTTGACTTACAATGACCCCCGCCGTGTACTTCAGGTGCCTAACAATGTAATGGAGGCTGGCTATCCTTCAAACCGTGGTACAGGTGCTATGGGTGGATCTGGCGGTGGTGGTTACCAGAATCATGCTCTTGAGTCAACACCTCTTCCTTTTCAGTCAAAATAA